In Cherax quadricarinatus isolate ZL_2023a chromosome 38, ASM3850222v1, whole genome shotgun sequence, a single genomic region encodes these proteins:
- the LOC128692917 gene encoding outer dense fiber protein 2 isoform X1 has protein sequence MLQNRRLRRYQRFLKTLRRPQSNFCSCPSHLHPRPWVHPPCRTTRPFKEEDSLSRRTCSSPDLVANTRQSFKMDKTQSRWESDDQHHQNSLQHLYNDARILKEAFRKIHHGDHLSKDMCNTVKKWSKNEIPNSRNKVERNRRERQKLADHREPAEDADNRSSAQLAQEEEALRQELRNLRELTQSNASVVEENKRLMRKVHQLQQRLRRQETVQKGSGGTEKNTESRDEYVILALRKKYEDLLQYVLKVESENQKLKSLIGVSGEQEDIFNCSDHEHGEYGPRVLARLHNDLEALKQEILKKDEYILECEQHLQTMKENVDRHNTLRNQTSGARTIDTSTLEEEWMRRLNETRDMYDRAIQGYKDQLGELQEKLLNSEKNHAKQVTELTSKLAEAQSEVIAPKANEVEIDESHRPININGDKEKDKKNEKVERQRSEETEESDQSGFEETEKQEKTSEPKRPDDKEHRKNDNTKRNGENVSRLEKSSQSSSTAKSQNKDTETTSETPEVIRFERYSESIENLVKRLESSSLGRDEIENITSVIKDTVSECLNEWKGSLRQELTQEKDDTDKLKKEYEDLQKKLRSKNKKIESLQNQCKDFEQQNLKLHHQYSQLELRMDASQITGQLDVLQELPKKLQETEQRLLDTRELFQQAQGEKQALQDQLHVLEEKLSKKETKLKSEREQCSSREKEIKNLRETSSSLQRQLEDAAKEASHLQEQMSTKDTILEHTSTQLEERIRECATLSSLVDHYKIQQNQESNRIQAQLSERESASYQQYMEAQALATRCQAQLSALRSEKDHNEKSLRNNVRKLEEQVDQLQLKNSTLQRQLTIITSTYHNMFSSVDLNLPSSPGLGSSDAKNL, from the exons ATGTTACAGAACAGAAGGCTCCGTCGCTATCAAAGGTTCTTAAAGACCTTGAGACGTCCACAATCAAATTTTTGTTCTTGTCCTTCTCACCTCCATCCACGACCTTGGGTTCATCCTCCATGTCGCACAACCAGACCATTTAAG GAAGAAGATTCACTCTCCAGAAGAACCTGTTCCAGCCCAGATCTTGTGGCAAACACTAGACAATCCTTT aaaatggATAAAACTCAGTCAAGATGGGAATCAGATGATCAACACCATCAGAATTCATTACAACATTTATACAATGATGCTAGAATTTTAAAA gaAGCCTTCAGAAAAATACATCATGGAGATCATTTATCAAAGGATATGTGTAACACTGTAAAAAAATGGAGCAAGAATGAGATACCAAATTCAAGGAACAAAGTAGAG aGAAACAGGAGAGAGAGACAAAAACTTGCTGATCATAGAGAACCTGCTGAAGATGCAGACAATAGGAGCTCAGCGCAGCTTGCCCAAGAGGAAGAAGCCCTCCGACAAGAACTCAGGAATTTACGAGAGTTAACTCAGAGCAATGCATCGGTGGTGGAAGAAAATAAAAGGCTCATGAGAAAG GTTCATCAGTTACAGCAACGTCTCAGGAGGCAGGAAACTGTACAGAAAGGCAGTGGTGGAACTGAAAAGAATACTGAAAGTAGAGATGAATATGTTATTCTTGCTCTTAGAAAAAAATATGAAGATTTGCTCCAGTATGTCTTAAAG GTTGAGTCTGAAAACCAGAAGCTAAAGAGCCTAATAGGAGTGTCTGGTGAGCAAGAAGACATTTTTAATTGCTCAGATCATGAGCATGGGGAATATGGTCCAAGAGTCTTGGCTAGACTGCATAATGACCTTGAAGCACTGAAACAAGAG ATCCTAAAGAAGGATGAATATATTCTGGAGTGTGAGCAGCACTTACAGACTATGAAGGAAAATGTTGATCGTCACAATACCCTGAGAAATCAAACTTCAGGTGCCAGGACGATAGACACTTCAACACTGGAGGAAGAGTGGATGAGGAGGCTGAACGAGACCCGGGACATGTATGATCGAGCTATTCAGGGCTACAAGGATCAGCTTGGAGAGCTGCAAGAAAAGCTACTTAATTCTGAAAAAAATCATGCTAAACAGGTTACAGAATTAACCAGTAAGTTAGCTGAAGCACAAAGTGAAGTTATAGCACCAAAGGCTAATGAAGTGGAGATAGATGAATCACATAGGCCTATTAATATAAATGGGGACAAAGAAAAGGATAAGAAAAATGAAAAAGTTGAAAGGCAGAGATCAGAAGAAACTGAAGAATCTGACCAGTCAGGATTTGAAGAAACTGAGAAACAAGAAAAAACATCTGAGCCTAAAAGACCTGATGACAAAGAGCACAGAAAAAATGATAATACCAAAAGAAATGGTGAAAATGTTAGCAGACTTGAGAAATCCAGCCAGTCTTCCAGTACAGCAAAATCGCAGAATAAAGACACTGAAACTACTTCAGAGACACCTGAAGTAATAAGATTTGAAAGGTATAGTGAATCTATAGAGAATTTAGTGAAGAGACTTGAAAGTTCAAGCTTGGGTCGAGATGAAATAGAAAACATCACTTCTGTTATAAAAGACACAGTTAGCGAGTGTTTAAATGAGTGGAAGGGAAGTCTCCGGCAGGAACTGACTCAAGAAAAAGATGATACTGATAAACTTAAGAAAGAATATGAGGACCTGCAAAAAAAATTGAGAAGCAAGAACAAAAAAATTGAGTCTTTACAGAATCAATGTAAGGATTTTGAACAACAAAATTTAAAACTTCATCACCAGTATTCTCAGCTTGAATTAAGA ATGGATGCATCTCAAATAACAGGCCAATTGGATGTGCTACAGGAGCTCCCAAAGAAATTGCAAGAGACTGAACAGAGGTTGTTAGACACAAGGGAGTTATTTCAACAAGCCCAAGGAGAAAAACAAGCATTACAGGACCAGCTTCATGTACTAGAAGAAAAATTAAGCAAAAAGGAAACCAAACTCAAAAGCGAACGTGAGCAGTGTTCCAGTAGagaaaaggaaattaaaaatctTCGGGAAACTTCTTCCTCTCTGCAGCGCCAACTGGAGGATGCAGCAAAGGAGGCAAGTCACCTGCAAGAACAAATGTCTACCAAAGATACAATATTAGAGCACACGTCAACTCAACTAGAGGAAAGAATACGTGAGTGTGCTACCTTATCCTCCCTTGTAGATCACTATAAAATTCAACAAAATCAAGAATCAAATCGGATTCAGGCCCAGCTAAGTGAAAGGGAGAGTGCCTCTTATCAACAGTACATGGAGGCACAGGCTTTGGCTACACGTTGTCAGGCACAGCTCTCTGCTTTACGTTCTGAAAAGGATCACAATGAAAAATCCCTCAGAAATAATGTTCGTAAGCTAGAGGAGCAAGTGGATCAACTTCAGTTAAAGAACTCGACCCTTCAGAGGCAGCTAACCATTATCACTTCCACTTACCATAACATGTTTTCAAGTGTGGATCTCAACCTGCCCAGTTCTCCTGGCCTAGGGAGCTCCGATGCAAAAAATCTATGA
- the LOC128692917 gene encoding outer dense fiber protein 2 isoform X2 produces MLQNRRLRRYQRFLKTLRRPQSNFCSCPSHLHPRPWVHPPCRTTRPFKEEDSLSRRTCSSPDLVANTRQSFEAFRKIHHGDHLSKDMCNTVKKWSKNEIPNSRNKVERNRRERQKLADHREPAEDADNRSSAQLAQEEEALRQELRNLRELTQSNASVVEENKRLMRKVHQLQQRLRRQETVQKGSGGTEKNTESRDEYVILALRKKYEDLLQYVLKVESENQKLKSLIGVSGEQEDIFNCSDHEHGEYGPRVLARLHNDLEALKQEILKKDEYILECEQHLQTMKENVDRHNTLRNQTSGARTIDTSTLEEEWMRRLNETRDMYDRAIQGYKDQLGELQEKLLNSEKNHAKQVTELTSKLAEAQSEVIAPKANEVEIDESHRPININGDKEKDKKNEKVERQRSEETEESDQSGFEETEKQEKTSEPKRPDDKEHRKNDNTKRNGENVSRLEKSSQSSSTAKSQNKDTETTSETPEVIRFERYSESIENLVKRLESSSLGRDEIENITSVIKDTVSECLNEWKGSLRQELTQEKDDTDKLKKEYEDLQKKLRSKNKKIESLQNQCKDFEQQNLKLHHQYSQLELRMDASQITGQLDVLQELPKKLQETEQRLLDTRELFQQAQGEKQALQDQLHVLEEKLSKKETKLKSEREQCSSREKEIKNLRETSSSLQRQLEDAAKEASHLQEQMSTKDTILEHTSTQLEERIRECATLSSLVDHYKIQQNQESNRIQAQLSERESASYQQYMEAQALATRCQAQLSALRSEKDHNEKSLRNNVRKLEEQVDQLQLKNSTLQRQLTIITSTYHNMFSSVDLNLPSSPGLGSSDAKNL; encoded by the exons ATGTTACAGAACAGAAGGCTCCGTCGCTATCAAAGGTTCTTAAAGACCTTGAGACGTCCACAATCAAATTTTTGTTCTTGTCCTTCTCACCTCCATCCACGACCTTGGGTTCATCCTCCATGTCGCACAACCAGACCATTTAAG GAAGAAGATTCACTCTCCAGAAGAACCTGTTCCAGCCCAGATCTTGTGGCAAACACTAGACAATCCTTT gaAGCCTTCAGAAAAATACATCATGGAGATCATTTATCAAAGGATATGTGTAACACTGTAAAAAAATGGAGCAAGAATGAGATACCAAATTCAAGGAACAAAGTAGAG aGAAACAGGAGAGAGAGACAAAAACTTGCTGATCATAGAGAACCTGCTGAAGATGCAGACAATAGGAGCTCAGCGCAGCTTGCCCAAGAGGAAGAAGCCCTCCGACAAGAACTCAGGAATTTACGAGAGTTAACTCAGAGCAATGCATCGGTGGTGGAAGAAAATAAAAGGCTCATGAGAAAG GTTCATCAGTTACAGCAACGTCTCAGGAGGCAGGAAACTGTACAGAAAGGCAGTGGTGGAACTGAAAAGAATACTGAAAGTAGAGATGAATATGTTATTCTTGCTCTTAGAAAAAAATATGAAGATTTGCTCCAGTATGTCTTAAAG GTTGAGTCTGAAAACCAGAAGCTAAAGAGCCTAATAGGAGTGTCTGGTGAGCAAGAAGACATTTTTAATTGCTCAGATCATGAGCATGGGGAATATGGTCCAAGAGTCTTGGCTAGACTGCATAATGACCTTGAAGCACTGAAACAAGAG ATCCTAAAGAAGGATGAATATATTCTGGAGTGTGAGCAGCACTTACAGACTATGAAGGAAAATGTTGATCGTCACAATACCCTGAGAAATCAAACTTCAGGTGCCAGGACGATAGACACTTCAACACTGGAGGAAGAGTGGATGAGGAGGCTGAACGAGACCCGGGACATGTATGATCGAGCTATTCAGGGCTACAAGGATCAGCTTGGAGAGCTGCAAGAAAAGCTACTTAATTCTGAAAAAAATCATGCTAAACAGGTTACAGAATTAACCAGTAAGTTAGCTGAAGCACAAAGTGAAGTTATAGCACCAAAGGCTAATGAAGTGGAGATAGATGAATCACATAGGCCTATTAATATAAATGGGGACAAAGAAAAGGATAAGAAAAATGAAAAAGTTGAAAGGCAGAGATCAGAAGAAACTGAAGAATCTGACCAGTCAGGATTTGAAGAAACTGAGAAACAAGAAAAAACATCTGAGCCTAAAAGACCTGATGACAAAGAGCACAGAAAAAATGATAATACCAAAAGAAATGGTGAAAATGTTAGCAGACTTGAGAAATCCAGCCAGTCTTCCAGTACAGCAAAATCGCAGAATAAAGACACTGAAACTACTTCAGAGACACCTGAAGTAATAAGATTTGAAAGGTATAGTGAATCTATAGAGAATTTAGTGAAGAGACTTGAAAGTTCAAGCTTGGGTCGAGATGAAATAGAAAACATCACTTCTGTTATAAAAGACACAGTTAGCGAGTGTTTAAATGAGTGGAAGGGAAGTCTCCGGCAGGAACTGACTCAAGAAAAAGATGATACTGATAAACTTAAGAAAGAATATGAGGACCTGCAAAAAAAATTGAGAAGCAAGAACAAAAAAATTGAGTCTTTACAGAATCAATGTAAGGATTTTGAACAACAAAATTTAAAACTTCATCACCAGTATTCTCAGCTTGAATTAAGA ATGGATGCATCTCAAATAACAGGCCAATTGGATGTGCTACAGGAGCTCCCAAAGAAATTGCAAGAGACTGAACAGAGGTTGTTAGACACAAGGGAGTTATTTCAACAAGCCCAAGGAGAAAAACAAGCATTACAGGACCAGCTTCATGTACTAGAAGAAAAATTAAGCAAAAAGGAAACCAAACTCAAAAGCGAACGTGAGCAGTGTTCCAGTAGagaaaaggaaattaaaaatctTCGGGAAACTTCTTCCTCTCTGCAGCGCCAACTGGAGGATGCAGCAAAGGAGGCAAGTCACCTGCAAGAACAAATGTCTACCAAAGATACAATATTAGAGCACACGTCAACTCAACTAGAGGAAAGAATACGTGAGTGTGCTACCTTATCCTCCCTTGTAGATCACTATAAAATTCAACAAAATCAAGAATCAAATCGGATTCAGGCCCAGCTAAGTGAAAGGGAGAGTGCCTCTTATCAACAGTACATGGAGGCACAGGCTTTGGCTACACGTTGTCAGGCACAGCTCTCTGCTTTACGTTCTGAAAAGGATCACAATGAAAAATCCCTCAGAAATAATGTTCGTAAGCTAGAGGAGCAAGTGGATCAACTTCAGTTAAAGAACTCGACCCTTCAGAGGCAGCTAACCATTATCACTTCCACTTACCATAACATGTTTTCAAGTGTGGATCTCAACCTGCCCAGTTCTCCTGGCCTAGGGAGCTCCGATGCAAAAAATCTATGA